A genomic segment from Luteolibacter ambystomatis encodes:
- a CDS encoding response regulator transcription factor yields the protein MNSTESDNGRPLLLVDDDRKLCGLIRDYLTPLGWKVDIRHTGPEGLEAAVQGGYQAVILDVMMPGMDGFDVLRELRKRSDVPVLMLTAMGDEADRIAGLETGADDYLPKTFSVRELLARLRAVTRRHAGPSEKKGPSEWAAGELRLCEDSHTAVLGDRPLELTALEFALLTELLRSKGRVKTREQLIEQVSERRFDIFDRSIDVHVSALRRKLGDDPREPRYIRTVRGVGYVLGDPDSRS from the coding sequence ATGAATTCCACTGAATCCGACAATGGAAGACCCCTTTTGCTGGTCGATGACGACCGCAAGCTCTGCGGACTGATCCGTGACTATCTCACGCCGCTGGGCTGGAAGGTGGATATCCGCCACACCGGGCCCGAGGGCTTGGAAGCTGCGGTTCAAGGAGGCTATCAGGCGGTGATTCTGGATGTGATGATGCCCGGGATGGATGGGTTTGATGTGCTGAGGGAGCTGCGGAAGCGTTCGGATGTGCCCGTGCTCATGCTGACGGCGATGGGGGATGAGGCGGACCGCATCGCCGGCTTGGAAACCGGTGCCGATGACTATTTGCCGAAGACCTTCTCGGTCCGCGAGTTGTTGGCCAGGTTGCGGGCCGTCACCCGCCGGCACGCGGGGCCTTCCGAAAAGAAGGGACCCAGCGAATGGGCTGCGGGCGAGCTCCGTCTGTGCGAGGATTCCCATACCGCGGTCCTCGGTGACCGGCCTCTGGAGCTGACCGCGCTCGAGTTTGCCCTTCTCACCGAACTGCTTCGCTCCAAGGGGCGAGTGAAAACCCGCGAGCAGCTCATCGAGCAGGTGTCCGAACGGCGTTTTGATATTTTTGACCGTTCGATCGACGTCCATGTTTCGGCCTTGCGGCGGAAACTCGGAGACGATCCGCGGGAACCGCGGTATATCCGCACGGTGCGGGGCGTCGGCTACGTGCTCGGCGATCCGGATTCCCGTTCATGA
- a CDS encoding sensor histidine kinase, whose protein sequence is MKSSWRHSLLAKMLGWLALHLLVLALIFGGLLALQLRLGLDSLLAGRTGDHLKDLGEVVGAELRATPRTEWPTVLSRHSASRGLQLDVWQPPERWEAGAFKGVPRNVMDRIREARLPQSQRSQNPPPLQGRPPGDRPPPPPPRAGGDDLFDGGLLGDGPPENRRQGPPPGRRNEQDEDFQPPRGRPLPASAPVFLVRGESGNGYWAGIEFPLRPAPGTGGPQHALLIVRSEDLSGNGLFFEIRPWIFGGFAVLAVSVAFWAPFALSITRYVGRLTRATERIAEGDFQVTVETSRRDELGRLGVAVTEMAGRLDRFVSGQRRFLADVAHELCAPLARVRTGIAVLEQTVPEDNQARLLSVDDDAGELARLIDEILAFSRAGAGRPQLRTTELEPLIRDVAAREGEELEIAFILEPDLTAHVDLRLLSRAFGNLVRNVRVHAGAGAKLEIMARRLGAQLSVTFRDNGPGVPAEDLPRLFEPFYRPDRSRTRDTGGSGLGLAIVRTCIEACGGRVSASNPSEGGFEVAVSLPVE, encoded by the coding sequence ATGAAAAGTTCCTGGCGACACTCCCTGCTGGCAAAGATGCTCGGCTGGCTGGCGCTGCATCTGTTGGTGCTCGCGCTCATCTTCGGGGGATTGCTCGCTCTTCAACTGAGACTGGGGCTGGATTCCCTGCTCGCCGGACGCACCGGTGATCACCTGAAGGACCTCGGAGAAGTGGTGGGTGCGGAGTTGCGCGCGACCCCGCGCACGGAGTGGCCCACCGTGCTTTCCCGCCACTCCGCCAGCCGCGGTTTGCAGTTGGATGTCTGGCAGCCGCCGGAGCGATGGGAAGCAGGTGCTTTCAAGGGAGTGCCCCGTAATGTCATGGACCGGATCCGGGAAGCCCGCCTGCCCCAGTCCCAGCGTTCCCAGAATCCTCCGCCACTCCAGGGGCGGCCACCCGGAGATCGTCCGCCGCCCCCGCCGCCTCGCGCGGGTGGCGATGACCTCTTTGATGGCGGATTGCTGGGGGATGGACCGCCCGAAAACCGCCGCCAAGGCCCGCCGCCAGGGCGGCGGAATGAACAGGATGAGGACTTCCAGCCCCCCCGGGGTCGCCCGTTGCCCGCATCCGCTCCCGTGTTTCTTGTGCGCGGTGAGAGCGGTAATGGATACTGGGCCGGTATCGAATTCCCATTGCGTCCGGCTCCAGGAACCGGAGGTCCCCAGCACGCGTTGCTCATTGTCCGCAGCGAGGATCTGTCCGGCAATGGCCTGTTCTTTGAAATCAGGCCGTGGATTTTCGGCGGATTCGCCGTGTTGGCGGTCAGCGTCGCTTTTTGGGCGCCCTTTGCTCTCAGCATCACCCGCTATGTGGGGCGCCTCACCCGGGCCACCGAGCGGATTGCCGAAGGAGACTTCCAAGTCACCGTGGAGACTTCCCGCCGTGACGAACTCGGTCGGCTTGGAGTCGCCGTAACTGAAATGGCGGGGCGGCTCGATCGTTTCGTTTCCGGCCAACGCCGGTTCCTCGCGGACGTGGCGCATGAACTCTGCGCACCGCTCGCCCGGGTGCGCACCGGCATCGCCGTGCTCGAACAGACCGTCCCGGAAGACAACCAGGCCCGGCTTCTCTCGGTAGATGATGACGCCGGCGAGCTTGCCCGCCTCATTGATGAAATCCTCGCCTTCTCTCGCGCCGGAGCCGGACGCCCCCAGCTCCGCACGACCGAATTGGAGCCGTTGATCAGGGATGTGGCCGCGCGGGAAGGGGAAGAACTTGAGATCGCCTTCATTCTTGAACCTGATCTGACCGCACATGTGGATCTCCGGCTGTTGTCGCGTGCCTTCGGCAATCTGGTGAGGAACGTGAGAGTTCATGCAGGTGCGGGCGCCAAGCTGGAGATCATGGCTCGCCGCTTGGGCGCACAACTCTCGGTCACCTTTCGGGACAATGGTCCGGGTGTCCCTGCCGAGGACCTCCCCAGACTGTTCGAACCCTTCTACCGTCCCGATCGCTCCCGTACCCGGGATACCGGTGGTTCCGGTCTTGGCCTCGCCATCGTCCGCACCTGTATCGAAGCATGC
- a CDS encoding hybrid sensor histidine kinase/response regulator, whose product MHHPRSVILVIDDEPKNIQVVGSLLLREGYEIITARGGEEGLAKAREVRPDLILLDVMMPGISGVEVACRLQDDPDWPAVPIIFLSAATDKTFIIEALSAGGVDYVTKPFHGPELLRRIELHLGLRRTSRRLEEEIAEKNRLVEVLAHDLKNPLGSVRFSARLLEEQQAGPKVDRLAGMILEASDRAIEIVESLLEIRWVENAKATLKSEPLDLAELLAEVSKGFSTRADEKGIDLRSAPVAGAVVVVADRGCLLRVLENLLSNALKFSPPGTTVTLAARRDADVGMVSIEDEGPGIPDSEIPRLFQRYARLSSRPTGGESSTGLGLSIVKELTEAMGGSVGYYTSPGGGAGFRLRLPLEA is encoded by the coding sequence ATGCATCACCCGCGTTCCGTCATCCTTGTCATCGACGACGAGCCGAAGAACATCCAGGTCGTCGGTTCCCTGCTGTTGCGCGAGGGCTACGAAATCATCACCGCCCGTGGAGGTGAGGAGGGACTGGCGAAGGCCCGCGAGGTGAGGCCGGATCTGATCCTGCTGGATGTGATGATGCCCGGCATCAGCGGCGTGGAGGTGGCGTGCCGCCTGCAGGACGACCCGGATTGGCCCGCGGTCCCCATCATTTTTCTGTCCGCCGCCACCGACAAGACCTTCATCATCGAGGCTCTCTCGGCGGGTGGCGTCGACTACGTCACCAAGCCCTTCCATGGGCCGGAGCTGCTGCGCCGCATCGAACTCCATCTCGGCTTGCGTCGCACCAGCCGCCGGTTGGAGGAGGAAATCGCCGAGAAGAACCGTCTCGTCGAGGTCCTTGCCCATGACCTGAAGAACCCGCTCGGCTCCGTCCGCTTCTCCGCCCGCCTGTTGGAGGAACAGCAGGCCGGGCCGAAGGTGGACCGTCTCGCGGGGATGATCCTGGAGGCCTCGGATCGCGCCATCGAGATTGTCGAGTCACTCTTGGAGATCCGTTGGGTGGAGAATGCCAAGGCCACTCTGAAATCAGAGCCTCTGGATCTGGCGGAACTCCTGGCCGAGGTGTCCAAGGGTTTTTCCACCCGTGCCGATGAGAAGGGCATCGATCTCCGAAGCGCACCCGTCGCGGGAGCGGTGGTGGTCGTCGCCGACCGGGGATGCTTGCTGCGGGTGCTGGAAAACCTCCTCTCGAATGCCCTGAAGTTTTCTCCTCCCGGCACCACCGTCACCTTGGCGGCGCGTCGTGATGCGGATGTGGGCATGGTTTCGATCGAAGACGAAGGGCCGGGCATCCCGGATAGCGAAATCCCGCGCCTGTTCCAGCGCTATGCCCGCCTGAGCAGCCGCCCGACCGGCGGGGAATCCTCCACGGGACTCGGCCTCAGCATCGTGAAGGAATTGACCGAGGCGATGGGAGGCTCGGTGGGCTACTACACTTCTCCCGGAGGCGGCGCGGGATTCAGGCTGAGGCTGCCGCTGGAAGCCTAG